In Leisingera sp. NJS204, the following are encoded in one genomic region:
- the ilvA gene encoding threonine ammonia-lyase IlvA — protein MNDFKSQACAAEQAMRDVFPATPLQRNVHLSERFGADIYLKREDLSPVRSYKIRGALNAMRKQPDQELYVCASAGNHAQGVAFMCRHLGKRGVIFMPVTTPQQKIQKTRMFGGDNIEIHLVGDYFDICLAAAQEWCAKEGGHFLSPFDDADVIEGQASIAVEIEAQLGKTPDHVLLPVGGGGMSAGVSSWFGDGVHSLFVEPEGGACLRAALAAGKPVALDHVDTFVDGAAVGRIGALPFDILKDVPLPDVLAISEDRICATIIEMLNVEGIVLEPAGALSVEALQDVRSWIRCKTVVCVTSGGNFDFERLPEVKERAQRYSGVKKYFILRLPQRPGALKEFLGILGPEDDIARFEYMKKSARNFGSVLIGIETKRPENFEQLFARLDAAGMTFTDITQDETLVQFVI, from the coding sequence ATGAACGATTTCAAGTCCCAGGCCTGCGCCGCTGAACAGGCGATGCGCGATGTGTTTCCCGCAACTCCGTTGCAGCGCAATGTGCATCTGTCGGAGCGTTTCGGCGCGGATATCTATCTCAAGCGCGAGGATCTGAGCCCGGTCCGCTCCTACAAGATCCGCGGGGCGCTGAACGCGATGCGCAAGCAGCCGGATCAGGAGCTGTATGTTTGTGCCTCGGCCGGCAACCATGCTCAGGGCGTTGCTTTCATGTGCCGTCATCTAGGCAAGCGCGGCGTAATCTTCATGCCGGTCACAACGCCGCAGCAGAAAATCCAGAAGACCCGGATGTTCGGCGGCGACAATATCGAAATCCATCTGGTTGGCGACTATTTCGACATTTGCCTGGCTGCTGCGCAGGAGTGGTGTGCCAAGGAGGGCGGGCATTTCCTGTCGCCCTTTGATGATGCCGATGTGATAGAAGGCCAGGCCTCCATCGCCGTGGAGATTGAAGCGCAGCTGGGTAAAACACCGGATCACGTGCTGCTGCCGGTTGGCGGTGGCGGCATGTCGGCCGGTGTTTCCTCTTGGTTTGGTGACGGGGTGCATAGCCTGTTTGTTGAACCTGAAGGCGGTGCTTGTTTGCGGGCAGCGCTTGCCGCAGGCAAGCCGGTTGCATTGGATCATGTCGACACTTTTGTCGATGGCGCTGCGGTGGGGCGGATCGGCGCGCTGCCCTTTGATATTCTAAAGGACGTGCCGCTGCCGGATGTCCTGGCCATCTCCGAGGACCGGATCTGCGCCACCATTATCGAGATGCTGAACGTGGAAGGCATCGTGCTGGAGCCGGCCGGCGCGCTGTCGGTCGAGGCGCTGCAGGATGTGCGCTCCTGGATCCGCTGCAAGACGGTGGTTTGCGTCACATCCGGCGGCAACTTTGATTTTGAACGTCTGCCAGAGGTCAAGGAACGGGCGCAGCGCTATTCCGGAGTGAAGAAGTACTTCATCTTGCGCCTGCCGCAGCGGCCTGGAGCGCTGAAGGAGTTTCTTGGCATCTTAGGCCCGGAGGACGACATCGCCCGCTTTGAATACATGAAGAAGTCCGCCCGCAATTTCGGTTCGGTGCTGATCGGGATCGAAACCAAGCGGCCGGAGAATTTCGAGCAACTGTTTGCACGGCTTGATGCGGCCGGGATGACCTTTACGGACATCACCCAGGACGAGACTTTGGTGCAGTTTGTGATCTGA
- the hslO gene encoding Hsp33 family molecular chaperone HslO, with translation MTLGSKIAWDDTVLPFQLDASDMRGRVARLDGVLDGILKQHDYPPVVEALVAEMALLTALIGQTISLRWKLSLQVQSKGAVRMIATDYYAPQKEGEIGRIRAYASFDRDRITDSNPFDQVGEGYFAIMIDQGHGTKPYQGITPLSGGSLRACAEAYFAQSEQLPTMFKMSFGKSSEPGVDEHWRAGGIMLQSMPKASPFAAQSEGSGEVLQASDLVSGDQEENWNRATLLLDTVEALELIGPSVSPADLLIRLFHEEQPRVFDVQAVRFGCTCSEERVRQSLSIYSAKDIGTMTNEDGRVTADCQFCSAHYDLDPASVGFEAENPYGE, from the coding sequence ATGACACTTGGTTCGAAAATCGCGTGGGACGACACCGTCCTGCCCTTCCAGCTTGATGCATCGGACATGCGCGGCCGCGTTGCGCGGCTGGACGGCGTGCTGGATGGCATCCTGAAACAGCATGATTACCCGCCGGTGGTTGAGGCGCTGGTCGCTGAGATGGCGCTGTTGACGGCACTGATCGGGCAGACGATTTCCCTACGCTGGAAGCTGTCGTTGCAGGTGCAGTCCAAGGGCGCAGTGAGGATGATCGCGACCGACTATTACGCCCCGCAAAAAGAAGGCGAAATCGGCCGGATCCGTGCCTACGCAAGCTTCGACCGCGACCGGATTACCGATAGCAATCCTTTTGATCAGGTCGGAGAAGGGTACTTTGCTATCATGATCGACCAAGGCCATGGCACCAAGCCGTACCAGGGCATCACCCCATTGTCCGGCGGGTCGCTGCGCGCTTGTGCCGAGGCCTATTTCGCGCAATCCGAACAGCTGCCGACCATGTTCAAGATGAGCTTTGGAAAATCATCCGAGCCTGGAGTTGACGAGCATTGGCGCGCGGGCGGCATCATGCTGCAGAGCATGCCCAAAGCGTCGCCCTTTGCTGCGCAAAGCGAAGGATCGGGTGAAGTTCTGCAGGCCAGCGATCTGGTGTCCGGTGATCAGGAAGAAAACTGGAATCGGGCCACATTGCTGTTGGATACCGTGGAGGCACTGGAGCTGATCGGACCGTCAGTGTCCCCGGCTGATCTGTTGATCCGATTGTTTCACGAGGAACAACCGCGGGTCTTTGATGTTCAGGCCGTCCGTTTCGGCTGCACCTGCTCCGAAGAGCGGGTACGCCAAAGCCTGTCGATCTATTCGGCCAAGGACATTGGCACCATGACAAACGAAGATGGCCGGGTCACCGCGGATTGCCAGTTCTGCAGCGCGCATTACGATTTGGACCCGGCAAGCGTGGGGTTTGAAGCGGAAAACCCGTACGGTGAGTGA
- a CDS encoding ABC transporter ATP-binding protein encodes MKIGNLIDAFRPADGPPPQRLGAFLHWCLTGAWPMLLLAAAFSALAGAMEAGTAYILGIVIDTAITSGPEQFFSAGNAAVIALALGFFLFVRPVLFGLSAASNAIIVQPNVNPLVLSRLNRWTLGQPVRFFDDDFAGRIAQKQMQTATAVTSVTTEMISVVAFALASLAGSLALLGSIDWRVTGVFLVWLIGYFGLIHWFLPRIRKRSGTRAGARAMVTGQVVDSITNIKTVKLFAHADHEERTAQDAMVSYREKSLQFGYLSASFRFCLMCLAGILPVLLIGATLFLWQAGSATEGDIVAAGAVSIRIAQMTGWVSFTLMAIYSNIGEIENGMKTLSARERVEDTSDAKPLVVSKGGIEFDQVEFAYGRDVGGVQGISLTITPGEKLGIVGASGAGKSTLVSLLLRLYDGENGRILIDGQDISGVTQNSLRSQIGMVTQETAMFNRSARDNILYGRPDAPEEELIAAAEKAEAHEFITELEDGQGNKGYDAFLGERGVKLSGGQRQRIALARAILKDAPILVLDEATSALDSEVEAAIQAALHRVMEGKTVLAIAHRLSTLSEMDRIIVMEKGQIAESGSHEELLAKAGLYAAFWARQSGGFICTDENKAAAE; translated from the coding sequence ATGAAAATTGGCAATCTGATCGACGCCTTTCGCCCGGCCGATGGCCCGCCGCCGCAGCGGCTGGGGGCTTTTCTGCACTGGTGCTTGACCGGGGCCTGGCCAATGCTGCTGCTGGCGGCGGCATTCTCGGCGCTGGCCGGCGCGATGGAGGCGGGCACGGCCTATATCCTGGGAATTGTGATCGACACCGCAATAACCAGCGGGCCTGAGCAGTTCTTCTCGGCGGGCAATGCGGCGGTGATCGCGCTGGCATTGGGATTTTTCCTGTTTGTGCGACCGGTGTTGTTCGGATTGTCTGCAGCCTCAAATGCAATAATTGTCCAGCCTAACGTGAACCCGCTGGTGCTGTCGCGGCTGAATCGCTGGACGCTGGGCCAGCCGGTGCGGTTCTTCGACGATGATTTTGCCGGGCGGATTGCTCAGAAGCAGATGCAAACGGCGACGGCTGTCACCTCGGTCACCACCGAGATGATCAGTGTTGTTGCGTTTGCATTGGCGTCTCTCGCCGGGTCATTGGCCTTGTTAGGCTCTATTGATTGGCGCGTTACCGGTGTGTTTCTGGTCTGGCTGATTGGCTACTTCGGGCTGATCCATTGGTTCCTGCCGCGTATCCGCAAGCGCTCTGGCACGCGGGCAGGGGCGCGGGCGATGGTGACCGGGCAGGTTGTGGATTCCATTACCAACATCAAGACGGTTAAGCTGTTCGCGCATGCTGATCACGAAGAGCGGACTGCCCAGGATGCTATGGTCAGCTACCGTGAAAAGTCGCTGCAATTCGGTTATCTCTCGGCCAGCTTCCGGTTCTGTTTGATGTGCCTGGCGGGTATCCTGCCAGTGCTGCTGATTGGCGCGACGCTGTTTCTATGGCAGGCAGGCAGCGCAACCGAAGGCGATATCGTGGCCGCTGGTGCAGTCTCGATCCGGATTGCGCAGATGACAGGCTGGGTCAGCTTCACGCTGATGGCGATCTATTCCAACATTGGTGAGATCGAAAACGGAATGAAGACCCTCTCGGCCCGCGAAAGAGTTGAGGATACATCCGATGCCAAGCCTCTGGTTGTCAGCAAAGGCGGCATCGAATTTGATCAGGTGGAATTCGCCTATGGCCGCGACGTGGGCGGGGTGCAGGGCATCAGCCTGACCATCACCCCAGGTGAGAAGCTGGGTATTGTCGGTGCTTCCGGGGCAGGGAAGTCGACGCTCGTTTCACTTCTTCTTCGGCTCTATGATGGAGAAAACGGGCGCATTCTGATTGACGGACAGGACATTTCCGGTGTCACCCAGAATTCGCTGCGCAGCCAGATCGGTATGGTCACCCAGGAAACCGCTATGTTCAACCGCTCAGCCAGGGACAATATCTTGTATGGGCGGCCGGATGCGCCGGAGGAAGAATTGATCGCCGCTGCAGAGAAAGCTGAGGCGCATGAATTCATCACCGAGCTGGAAGACGGGCAGGGCAACAAAGGCTATGACGCTTTTCTGGGTGAGCGCGGCGTGAAGCTTTCGGGCGGGCAGCGGCAGCGGATTGCTCTGGCCCGGGCTATCCTGAAGGACGCGCCCATTTTGGTTTTGGACGAGGCAACCTCGGCGCTGGATTCCGAGGTTGAGGCCGCCATTCAGGCCGCCTTGCACCGGGTAATGGAGGGCAAGACGGTATTGGCGATCGCGCACCGGCTGTCGACGCTTAGCGAGATGGACCGGATTATTGTGATGGAGAAAGGACAGATCGCTGAAAGCGGCAGCCATGAAGAGCTTCTGGCCAAGGCGGGGCTCTATGCTGCTTTCTGGGCGCGCCAGTCCGGTGGATTTATCTGCACGGATGAGAACAAGGCGGCGGCTGAATAA
- a CDS encoding PP2C family protein-serine/threonine phosphatase, which produces MDNEDHTVAGSIRRVLVVDDSRLQRRILVASLKKWGFEVVEAESGEAAMEICQTETPDLILSDWMMPGMNGLEFCRAFRTRSSEEYAYFILLTSKSEKNEVAEGLDAGADDFLTKPVSSDELRARISAGERILRMQRELSEKNRIVSETLGELQRVYDAIDKDLIQARKIQESLVPELSKDFGSSTVSLLLKPCGHIGGDLVGMFSPGVNRIGFYSIDVSGHGITSAMMTARLGGYLSSNYFDQNVGMEKRFNRFYALRQPEEVASLLNARLIADTGIEEYFTMAYCIADLRSGVVKMVQAGHPHPLLLRKNGELEFIGKGGVPVGLVPDIGYSQEEFVMERGDRLLLFSDGFTEARLEDGSMLEPEGLLELVGKCGSEQSSKEFLDDLYWHLTQVMSKEHGLEDDVSATLFEYQGP; this is translated from the coding sequence ATGGACAACGAGGACCACACAGTGGCCGGATCAATACGCCGTGTGCTGGTCGTTGATGACAGCCGCCTGCAAAGACGCATTCTAGTTGCTTCTCTCAAGAAATGGGGGTTTGAGGTCGTCGAGGCTGAGAGCGGCGAGGCCGCGATGGAAATTTGCCAGACAGAAACTCCTGACTTGATCCTCAGCGACTGGATGATGCCGGGCATGAACGGGCTGGAGTTTTGCCGCGCGTTCCGTACCCGCTCCAGCGAGGAGTATGCTTATTTCATCCTGCTGACCTCAAAGAGCGAAAAGAACGAGGTTGCAGAAGGGCTTGATGCAGGCGCCGACGATTTCCTGACCAAGCCGGTCAGCTCGGATGAACTGCGGGCGCGGATTTCTGCGGGTGAGCGGATCCTGAGAATGCAGCGGGAACTGTCCGAGAAGAACCGTATCGTGTCCGAAACTCTGGGGGAGTTGCAGCGGGTTTATGATGCGATCGACAAGGACCTGATCCAAGCCCGCAAGATTCAGGAATCACTGGTGCCGGAACTGTCCAAGGATTTCGGATCCTCCACCGTCAGTCTGCTGCTGAAGCCCTGCGGCCATATTGGCGGCGATCTGGTGGGAATGTTCTCTCCTGGCGTGAACCGAATCGGCTTTTACTCCATCGACGTGTCCGGTCACGGCATCACGTCGGCGATGATGACAGCGCGTCTCGGCGGCTATCTGTCCTCGAACTACTTCGATCAGAATGTCGGGATGGAAAAACGCTTCAACCGGTTTTACGCTCTGCGCCAGCCGGAGGAAGTCGCCAGCCTGCTGAATGCACGGCTGATCGCTGATACCGGGATCGAAGAGTACTTCACCATGGCTTATTGCATCGCCGATTTGCGCAGCGGTGTTGTTAAGATGGTGCAAGCAGGCCACCCGCATCCGCTGTTGCTGCGCAAGAACGGTGAACTGGAGTTCATCGGTAAGGGTGGTGTGCCGGTGGGACTGGTTCCCGATATCGGCTACAGCCAGGAAGAATTTGTCATGGAACGTGGCGACCGCCTGCTGCTGTTCTCTGACGGCTTTACAGAGGCGCGGCTGGAAGATGGGTCCATGCTGGAGCCGGAGGGTCTGCTGGAGCTGGTTGGAAAATGCGGGTCAGAGCAAAGCAGTAAGGAATTTCTGGATGATCTTTACTGGCATTTGACGCAAGTTATGAGCAAGGAACACGGGCTTGAGGATGACGTCTCGGCCACATTGTTTGAGTACCAGGGTCCGTAA
- a CDS encoding CCA tRNA nucleotidyltransferase, whose protein sequence is MRIDQSWLKDPATQAVCKAVNADGAQVLFVGGCVRNALLGEAVSDMDIATDALPDQVMALAGRAGIKVVPTGIDHGTVTLIKNGIPHEITTFRRDVATDGRRAIVAFSTDITEDARRRDFTMNAIYARPDGEIVDPLDGMADLQKRRIRFIGTAENRIREDYLRSLRYFRFHAWYGDHALGFDPDALAAIAASLEGLATLSKERVGAEMLKLLAAPDPAPSAAAMRQAGVLAQILPGADDRALAPLIHLEAGRAASCIRRLAALGGEGLQEALRLSKAQTSHLQAIREAAAGTAGAGELGYRLGAEQALDALLLRSALLEQPVSPDLESKIAQGAKAVFPVKARDLLPDCKGPELGAQLRKLEADWIASGFLLSREQLLDSFH, encoded by the coding sequence ATGCGGATTGACCAATCCTGGTTGAAGGATCCTGCGACGCAGGCTGTTTGCAAGGCGGTCAATGCAGATGGAGCGCAGGTATTGTTTGTCGGCGGCTGCGTTCGAAACGCGCTGCTGGGGGAGGCGGTCTCCGACATGGACATCGCCACCGATGCACTTCCGGACCAGGTGATGGCGCTGGCGGGCCGAGCCGGGATCAAGGTGGTTCCCACCGGTATTGATCATGGTACAGTGACGCTGATCAAGAACGGCATCCCGCATGAAATAACTACATTCCGCAGGGATGTTGCGACTGATGGCCGCCGGGCAATTGTCGCATTTTCAACAGATATCACTGAGGATGCCCGCCGCCGCGATTTCACTATGAACGCGATTTATGCGCGACCCGATGGCGAGATTGTCGACCCTTTGGACGGCATGGCAGATTTGCAGAAACGCCGTATCCGGTTCATCGGCACAGCAGAGAACCGCATACGCGAAGACTACTTGCGGTCCTTGCGCTATTTTCGCTTTCACGCTTGGTACGGCGATCACGCGCTGGGCTTTGACCCGGATGCGCTGGCAGCGATTGCAGCCAGTCTGGAGGGTCTGGCCACGCTGTCCAAGGAACGTGTCGGGGCTGAGATGCTGAAACTGCTGGCGGCACCTGATCCTGCGCCCTCGGCCGCGGCTATGCGGCAGGCTGGTGTTCTGGCACAGATTTTGCCTGGCGCCGATGACCGCGCCCTGGCGCCGCTGATTCACCTTGAGGCCGGGCGAGCTGCATCCTGCATCCGGCGGCTTGCCGCGCTCGGGGGGGAGGGCCTTCAGGAGGCCTTGCGGCTCAGCAAGGCGCAGACATCTCATCTGCAGGCGATCCGCGAAGCTGCGGCCGGCACTGCCGGGGCAGGGGAGTTGGGCTACCGATTGGGTGCGGAACAGGCGCTGGATGCGCTGCTGTTGCGGTCTGCATTGCTGGAACAACCGGTTTCACCCGATTTGGAGAGCAAAATCGCGCAGGGTGCAAAGGCTGTTTTTCCGGTGAAAGCCCGGGATCTGCTGCCGGACTGCAAAGGCCCGGAACTGGGAGCGCAGCTGCGGAAGCTGGAGGCGGACTGGATTGCTTCGGGCTTCTTGCTCAGCCGGGAGCAGCTGCTGGACTCCTTCCACTGA
- a CDS encoding NUDIX hydrolase — protein sequence MIRRFGKTPENGQRYKMRPGAYALLPRGGKLLITCQYAPHPDLQLPGGGIDPGESPIPALHREVYEETGWKIAAPHKMGVFRRFAYMPEYDLWAEKICHIYIARPLRRIGPPAEEGHEALWVTPQEAALRLGNAGDRHFAAQLAARL from the coding sequence GTGATCAGGCGATTTGGTAAGACACCGGAAAACGGCCAGCGTTACAAGATGCGTCCGGGCGCCTATGCTCTGCTGCCGCGGGGCGGCAAGCTGCTGATTACCTGCCAGTATGCGCCTCATCCGGACCTGCAGCTGCCAGGAGGCGGTATCGATCCAGGCGAGTCACCCATTCCCGCACTGCACAGAGAGGTTTATGAGGAAACCGGCTGGAAGATTGCCGCGCCGCACAAGATGGGTGTGTTCCGGCGCTTTGCCTATATGCCGGAGTATGATCTTTGGGCCGAAAAAATTTGCCATATTTACATTGCCCGCCCGTTGCGCCGGATCGGCCCGCCTGCAGAAGAAGGGCATGAAGCGCTGTGGGTCACCCCGCAGGAAGCCGCCCTCCGGCTTGGCAATGCCGGCGACCGGCATTTTGCAGCCCAACTGGCAGCCCGGTTGTAA
- a CDS encoding Hpt domain-containing protein — MIDWPRVTELREEVGAEDFEEVVEIFLEEVEEVIGRLQGGDCSQLEQDLHFLKGSALNLGFDEFSGLCMDGERKSAQGGAQDVDVAAIIANFQASRSAFLTGMSEKF; from the coding sequence ATGATTGACTGGCCGCGAGTGACCGAGCTGCGCGAAGAAGTTGGCGCCGAGGATTTCGAGGAAGTTGTTGAAATTTTTCTCGAAGAGGTCGAGGAAGTTATCGGCAGGCTGCAAGGCGGTGATTGCAGTCAGCTGGAGCAGGACCTGCATTTCCTGAAAGGCAGCGCGCTGAACCTCGGGTTTGATGAATTTTCGGGTCTGTGTATGGACGGCGAGCGAAAGTCGGCACAAGGTGGCGCACAAGATGTCGATGTCGCTGCCATCATCGCCAATTTCCAAGCGTCCAGATCTGCTTTCCTGACCGGGATGTCCGAAAAATTCTGA
- a CDS encoding ABC transporter ATP-binding protein — translation MFRFFENLIDPYCAHPETNTPPTRLWPFLRDYSTPFKTVFILTALMSVIVAAIEVGLIYYMGRIVDLMSGRPEQVWEAHGTELILVALFILLLRPLIQLLDVVLLNNAILPNFGTLIRWRAHKHVLRQSVGWFENDFAGRIANRIMQTPPAAGEVVFQVFDAITFSLAYLAGAAVLLWVADVRLMLPLGIWFALYALLVMWTVKRVGPASQASSDARSTVTGRVVDSYSNIHSVKMFAHHDNELRYARDAIENTRKTFQAEMRIFTVMDAALVTLNGLLIVGVVGWAIMLWSQGTASVGLVAAATALTLRLNAMTGWIMWALTSFFRQLGVVAEGMETIAHPIDLVDAANADPLLLTKGEIELRSLSHHYGREAGGLDKISLTIQPGEKIGLIGRSGAGKSTLVKLLLRFYDAESGQILIDGQDIRAVTQASLRSRIGMVQQDSALMHRSVRDNLLYGRPDATEEQMIAAAKQAQAHEFILDLEDPQGRKGYNAHVGERGVKLSGGQRQRVTLARVILKDAPILILDEATSALDSEVEAAIQETLYGMMQGKTVIAIAHRLSTIAQMDRILVMDQGRIVEEGSHEMLLQAQGLYAQLWARQSGGFLNIEAAE, via the coding sequence ATGTTTCGCTTCTTTGAAAACCTCATTGACCCTTATTGCGCCCACCCTGAGACCAACACGCCGCCAACGCGGTTGTGGCCGTTCCTTCGTGACTACTCAACGCCGTTCAAAACAGTCTTTATCCTGACCGCGCTGATGTCGGTCATTGTTGCCGCGATCGAGGTCGGGCTGATCTACTACATGGGCAGAATTGTCGACCTGATGTCCGGCAGGCCCGAGCAGGTTTGGGAGGCGCATGGAACCGAGCTGATCCTGGTTGCATTGTTCATCCTGTTGCTGCGGCCATTGATCCAGCTATTGGATGTGGTGCTGCTGAACAATGCGATCCTGCCGAACTTTGGCACGCTGATCCGCTGGCGGGCGCATAAACATGTGCTGCGCCAATCGGTGGGCTGGTTCGAGAACGACTTTGCAGGCCGGATTGCCAACCGTATCATGCAAACCCCGCCGGCCGCGGGGGAGGTGGTATTTCAAGTCTTTGACGCAATCACCTTTTCGCTGGCCTATCTGGCAGGCGCTGCGGTGCTGCTTTGGGTGGCAGACGTGCGGCTGATGCTGCCGCTGGGGATCTGGTTTGCGCTTTACGCTCTGTTGGTGATGTGGACGGTCAAGCGGGTCGGCCCGGCCAGCCAGGCGTCATCTGATGCGCGCTCTACCGTGACGGGGCGGGTCGTTGACAGTTACTCCAACATTCACTCGGTCAAGATGTTCGCGCATCACGACAACGAGCTGAGATATGCCCGTGATGCGATCGAGAACACCCGCAAAACCTTCCAGGCAGAGATGCGTATCTTCACCGTTATGGATGCGGCACTGGTCACGCTGAACGGGCTTCTGATTGTTGGCGTGGTCGGTTGGGCGATTATGCTGTGGTCGCAGGGGACTGCCTCGGTGGGCCTTGTGGCGGCGGCCACGGCGCTGACCCTGCGGCTCAACGCGATGACCGGCTGGATCATGTGGGCATTGACCTCGTTCTTCCGTCAGCTGGGTGTTGTGGCTGAAGGGATGGAGACCATAGCCCACCCCATCGATCTGGTGGATGCGGCCAATGCGGATCCGTTGCTGCTGACCAAGGGTGAGATCGAACTGCGAAGCCTCTCGCACCATTACGGGCGTGAGGCCGGCGGGCTCGACAAGATCAGCCTGACAATCCAGCCGGGCGAGAAGATCGGCCTGATTGGTCGCTCTGGTGCCGGCAAGTCGACACTGGTTAAGCTTCTTTTGCGGTTTTATGATGCCGAAAGCGGCCAGATCCTGATCGACGGTCAGGACATCCGCGCGGTGACGCAGGCCTCGTTGCGCAGCCGCATCGGTATGGTGCAGCAGGACAGCGCGCTGATGCACCGTTCGGTGCGGGACAATCTGCTGTATGGCCGTCCGGACGCTACCGAAGAGCAGATGATTGCTGCCGCCAAACAGGCGCAGGCGCATGAGTTCATCCTGGATTTGGAAGACCCCCAGGGCCGCAAGGGGTATAACGCCCATGTGGGTGAGCGCGGGGTGAAATTGTCGGGCGGCCAGCGCCAGCGCGTGACACTGGCCCGGGTGATCCTGAAGGACGCGCCGATCCTGATCCTGGACGAGGCCACCTCGGCGCTGGATTCCGAAGTCGAGGCGGCGATTCAGGAAACGCTTTACGGCATGATGCAAGGCAAGACGGTGATCGCCATCGCACATAGGCTGTCCACCATCGCGCAGATGGACCGTATCCTTGTGATGGATCAGGGCCGTATTGTTGAAGAAGGTTCGCATGAGATGCTTTTGCAGGCACAGGGGCTTTATGCACAGCTCTGGGCGCGCCAGTCCGGAGGCTTCTTGAACATCGAGGCAGCAGAATGA
- a CDS encoding CoA pyrophosphatase, which translates to MSEAAQNLANRISAALKHQGGGSSDFDLNPGTVLPEGRKLRPAGVLVPISVAGNTPRLILTKRSSALKHHPGQIAFPGGKVDAGDTDACAAALREAWEEIGLPQELPQIAGCLPEHETVTGFSVTPAVALIQEEFTVRPEAGEVAEVFSVPLTHVLDPKNYIIESRRWRGTRRRYYTVPYGSYYIWGATARMLRGFAARMEM; encoded by the coding sequence GTGAGTGAGGCCGCGCAGAACCTCGCCAACAGAATTTCCGCCGCGCTGAAACACCAGGGCGGCGGCTCTTCCGACTTTGATCTCAACCCCGGTACCGTGCTGCCAGAAGGGCGCAAGCTGCGGCCGGCCGGGGTGCTGGTGCCCATTTCCGTCGCCGGAAATACGCCGCGGCTTATTTTGACCAAACGTTCTTCGGCGCTGAAGCATCATCCGGGCCAGATCGCTTTTCCCGGCGGCAAAGTGGATGCCGGCGACACGGACGCCTGCGCCGCGGCATTGCGCGAAGCCTGGGAGGAAATCGGCCTGCCGCAGGAGTTGCCGCAGATTGCTGGCTGCCTGCCGGAGCATGAGACGGTGACCGGATTTTCGGTGACGCCAGCTGTGGCACTGATCCAGGAGGAATTCACCGTGCGTCCGGAAGCGGGGGAGGTGGCCGAGGTTTTTTCCGTCCCGCTGACCCATGTGCTGGACCCAAAAAACTACATCATTGAATCCCGCCGCTGGCGCGGCACCCGCCGCCGCTACTATACCGTTCCATACGGCTCCTATTACATATGGGGCGCCACAGCGCGGATGCTGCGCGGTTTTGCGGCACGGATGGAGATGTAA